Below is a window of Macadamia integrifolia cultivar HAES 741 chromosome 8, SCU_Mint_v3, whole genome shotgun sequence DNA.
AGCACTAGAGGTCCTTCTGTTCTTTGGCACAAGCTTGTCAAATTCACTAGCCACATCCCTTGCCATACATTTATTGTCTGGAGAGTCATCTCTAGTTAcctccccacccaatccttcctcatttaTAACTATATCTAGGTCTCCCCAGCCTGCTGCCTATGCTAGAATGGCATTGAAGACTCCAATCATCTCTTCTTTGATTGACTTTCTCCTCCATTTAGAAACGTGTTCTCTCCTCTTGCTAGCCTATTAGAAGACGTCATCTGTCACTCtctagggaatggatttggatggatatgactttcGCTGGTAGATTTGTTTATGACATAGCTAGGAAACTAGCTTTGTTGCCACCATTagtcatatttggatggagagtaATCTTCATAGATGGACTACCAACTTTGGGTCTTTTGATTctatttggaaggccatctctTTTTATGTTACCTCCAAATTAGATTTTTCTCCTTTAAGTTCCGGTCGGTGGGTGATTCTCCAAGGAAAAGGTTCATTATTGTGTCCTGGGGTCTCCTTTCCTTTATTCTCCCCCTTCCCTATTTAGgggcttctcctcctcttcccccTCACGTTGTGtattccccccctttttcccttttcgtaATGCATTTAGtatattcatccaaaagaaaaaaaagttacaagTTAGAGATTGGTTGTCATTAcatgttagtttcctttctagtttagtttctaatttgggaacctatatctatttttgtaatttttagcTCTCTATTTAAGAGAGACTGTTGTAACCGTTTTACATAATTAATGAATGAAGTTTTTGTagccattgctaactccaatCCCCCAAGAAAGGATGAACAATAggtgagatagctgtgggtgagaggcccaggctGAGATCGTCATTATGCCACCCACAATTTTCCATCTTcatccctctcttctttttcttcatcttttgttCTTTAATTGCTACTATGAGAGAGTGATCCGAGAGTTGTTTCATACATACTCAAAGGCTAGACACATCATTGGAAGTTAGTTGAAGAGCTTCCAAAGATCAGAATCGATTAAGCTTCCCAGTCAGGATTTTTTCTTCCAATCGATTTTCTTAATATATCCAAGGCCAATAGGTTTTTGCCAAACCCTTAAAGGGTTTTATTGAGGAATCAGGGGCTACCTTTGACCAGAAGTTTGGGGTTGTTGAACCCGCATGATTCTCTCATATCGGGCCAAAATCCTAATTCTATCTGAGTTATTTTCTATTGTTGTTGAGGTTTTACTAGTCTATTGGAAGATTGTTAAAGGGTTATTCTACTTCTATACATGTCCCTCATAACTAAACTTCTTAACTAGTTAAAATAGATGTCACACATGATTAAAACTCTATCTAATGTAGGAATAAGAGTATCCTTGACAACCATGGAAATAACAATTACTTAATGAAATAAAGTAAATCCAGTATTCCTAGCaactacccatattttaggcccattaaagtggcctgtTGCAAATTAAACCCTTTGAACTAAAGGCCCAATACATATATAACCGAACTTAATACTTACTTCCACCAAATTAAGCCCAAATCAATGATTTATTTGCATCAGTGTATCTACACCAATCATGGTGAGGTGAAGGGTAAATGTTTGTCTGAAACCTGATGCATAATAAGTTGTGTTTCTCATTGTGCACCAAAGTATAAGGTAGCTAGTTCTTTGACTTGGTTGTGTATTAGCTGCCAAGGAATGTTAAGGAGCTACATAAAAATATGGATCACCTTGAATGAATGCTTACATTTCTCTATGGAAACTTAGTAAAGGGAAGTTGATAACCTCATTTGTCCATACCTAGGACCATCCGAATAATAAAATTGAGCTACTGGCATGGATGCATAGTCATGCAGATGTACATGGTGGTCCAAAGTGGACATGGATTCCCATATGGATGTGTGGGATCATGTAAGGGAGAATGTGAATATTTTGGATATGATAGCATTAGGGATGGGAAGAAAAATGAACTAAAACGAAACTTATTTCCTGGAACCAGCCCATCACTActttatttctctttccatAATCCACATACTCCACATATTTAATTGTAACCATTAAATGATGATAAtaaacttatttatttatgatatcAAAGTATCATATATTGATAGGATGGAATGATATCTCTCCGTTCAGACAGCTGGTGATGAGACCTTTTTTATTCTTGCTCGGCAATTATCCATGGGCCTTGTATGAGGTAAGTAATTCAGTGAACATCCTGGGTTAAGCCATTCGAGCCTACACATGGACAATTTAGGTTAAAAGTTAGAtagttatttttttctaatattgctctaattttatttattttttattttaatttttttaacgtACAAGTAAAGAAAACTCTAAAACATCCTCAAGAGCATCTCTCCATGTTCATTTAAAGTGAAAAATAAACAAGCAGATAAATGTAAAGAAGTAACAGAGAGGGAAGATGACTCACTGATAATTGAGGAGAAAATGGTGGAGAAAAATCATTATTTCTAATTTGGCAAGATCATTTCCAGGGCATAGCCTGGCTCCTGCTCCAAAGGGAAGGAAAGTTCCTGGTTTTGGTATGTAGTCCTGGGTAGTAAGTAGCATATATTACATATTAGACAAAATAGTTCATAGGCATAGTCAGCACCTGTATACATCTTGGATTCATATTGATATTAACAtaaacaaaagacaaaaacaaaaacaaaaacaaaatacatgTCACTTACATCCCATCTGGATGGATTGAattcttttggatttgggtaAATTTCAAGATCCAGATTAACAGTTCTGAGCCAGACCAAAACTTTCCATCCCTTGGGTACAAGGTAACCTATGAAGCAGAcaatttattttcaatgaaGTAACAACTGTCATGAAAAATAATTGATCAAAATAAAGTATATATAGATCAGAAACTGACCACTCAGATTCATATCCTTTCTAGCCTCTCGAAAAACCACTAGTGAGATGTTAATGATACGCAGAGTTTCATCAACCACCTACAAAACCAATCCTCGTTGTCATTGTAAAATACTAAATCGACATTTGAGGATCACAAAATTTAAGCCTACCTTTCCAAGGTAATCCATTTGTCTAAGTTCCCTAAGTGTCAATTCATTCTGGCCAGCTGGTCTATTCTTTACAACCTCCTCTTGCTCTGCCTAAAATATTTAAGCAAGTTATGTTGGCTTGGACCACTAGTAATaatcactcaaagaaagcattAAAAAAGAATCTCGATCTTAAAAAGATACAACTCATTAGAGATACAAGAAAGGACTACTAAGTTTCAATTTCAAGGAAGCATTTAACTCCAAAACTATAGCAAGGACGACTATAATTCTAACAAAGTAATCACCTTGGCTTTCTTGAAGATTTCTGGGTGTTGTAGGAGGAAGAGAGTTGCCCACATTGTGATGTGGCCGGAAGATTCATGGCCAGCATTTAAATACATGAGAAGAACATCAATGATCTCCTCATCACTCAATTCTCTACCCTTTTCATCTTTGACCTCCAGAAGACTATCCATCATGTCTTTCCTCTTGTTGGTAGGTGCAATAATACCAACAGCTCTCCTCTGCCTTCTTTCTGTCACAGTAGATTGGAAAGCAGCTACCAAGTTTTTTCGAGCCTGAGAGAACCCATATCAATTCTAATAAGATTAATAATAAATTGAATAGAAGAAGTTTCCCTTGACCGCACAATCGAAGGCCTCACCTTAAGTGCTTTATGATATGCGAATCCTGGTATGTTAATGGTCATAGCTCTAACTCCATAATTGAGAGCTGTATATTCCTTCTCCAGAGCATTCAGTACTTGTTCATCCTCACACTTGAGGAAAATGTGCATGATGATCCTGAAAGTGAACCTCCTGAGCTCTGTCAAGAACTCAATTTCACCCATTTTAGACCATTTATCTAGTGTCGACATTGCAGTTTCTTCGATAAACTTCATGTATATAGATAATGCTTCATGGCCATTGACCGAAGCTGCAGTCAGTTTCCGGAGACGCCTATGCTCTTCATCAGAGATGCCAAGAAAGGATTTCTTCCCGATTAGTTCAAGAGTGGATTTTGGCCAACCGGttccaaaattttcatcatCCATCAACACTTGTTTTGCAGGTTCAGGTGCTGTAACCATgatagatggacttccaaacATGAAGGCTCTGTAAACTCCACGAGATCGACCAAATCTGCATTTTCAATGGGAAAACCATCAAAATTCTATTATGAACATGTTGCGTAGGCGTACGTGGGTTGGAACCTTGGTTGAGTCGAGTAGGTTGGGTCATGGAATAGTGGAAGACATAGAGTAAGTAGCTATAGTTATTTTTAGTTGTAGTTGTCTTAACTTCTATGTAAGCGGGATAGTAAGTGGGTCGTGGGATAAGTAATATTTAGTTGTAGTAGTTTTTGTAACTTCTATGTAAATGGGTTGTGGGATATGTGGTTGAGTGTGTTCCtttgtatttctatttattaaggaaaaaatgaagCAAAGGACAGGCATTATCTCCCTACAAGTTCTCTATTGAGAAGAGGATTGACGACCTCCTAATCACGTCAATCCTTCCTAAATTTTCTCTGTTATTTTCTATCTTACCTTCCTCACTATAGGTAAGCATGAATTGCTTTTGTTGAGATCTAAGAGCTCTCTTCCTAGGATTGAaggttgaaagttgaaacattacATTGGATCAAgcccaaaatcaaaatcgaagcCAAAAAAGGAGGGGGCTTAACATTTGCAGTTTTGGGGCTTATTagattttgctttttctttctccattgtaGATCATTGATCGTGCCTTCACTTTAAAGATAGTGAAAAATCCACATCATAGGGTAATACAAAAACATTCTGAAGTAGTCCAAAATGATCATCATAGGTGAATTAAATAACGAGGCATGTAGCATAAATGCAATGGTAGAGCATCTACTATTCTACTTagtattttgagagagagagagagagagagagatactacCTTCCAGGAATGAATCAAgttctaccaaagaaaaaaaaaagaaaaaaaaaaggaatgaatCAAGAGTTGACACATGCTTCTCTATAGAAATAGGGCCTATAGGCCTATGAAGCAATTCATAGGTTAGGTATGAAACACAAGACGACATAAACAGAAAACAAgggaaatgaataaaaaaaatggcattCAAATGTCAAAAGAATCGTTTCTGCTTTTGTCCAAAAGAACAACCCTTCTTCCTATGATTCCTTAAAAGATCAATCCGCAAacataatcaaaataaatccttctctttagcAATTGTGCTctgatagatagatagatagatataaTATTGCCCCACTTATTTTTATCAACATGTCTTCCATATTCAAACATTTCTCAAACCTCTAAATTATTTCAAGAGGTGGAAACAGTAGTCGCAATAGTAACACAGAGCTATAAagttatgagagagagagagagagagagagtactgaCTTCTTGTAATAGCTTGCGAAGAAGGAATCAGGTTCATTGGACTTGAAAGCTCCGAGGAAAGTCCACATATTGCCGATCAAAGGCCAACCCATATCGCCTGGAGGGAGGTTGAACCGTTTCTCACCCAGTTTGGATTCATATAACCAGGAATTTACATTCTTGAGCAGAGCAAAAAACGCAACTAACCCACCAAACAAAACTGTCAAACCCACCCACACTAGACTGCTCTCCATGTTTTCTCTCCTAGGCTATTCACTCTGCAAAGCACAGATCGGAGAACGTCCGCTTCTTCCTCACTTCACCCCCATTCTGTAGCTATATTTatactagagagagagagagagagagagagagagatgaatgatgaatATTGGAGATTGAAATCGTTGCTTCGTTGttaaaaaatctaaaatggAAATGTATTACAGAGATAGTGAGGTTTTGGTAATTTCCAAATAAATGGAGTGGGAAGGAAGTGATCTGCAACACACACTCGTAGTTGAAATCAAACTGTTAAACGTTTGGATAAGAATCTAGATGGCATTTTATGACATTAAATAGATGAGGGAATTCTAATGAATTCCAATCTGACGGTTGAAGGATGATTCACTCTTTTAATCAGTTTCTTCATTGGGAAAAGAGCTGTAATTCTAGTAAGAATTCATCATTATCAAAAAAGACTAATTATTgataagaataataaaaaatctttgCTGTTCACAGACAATTAACCTTATACTCTCCacctcttgaaaaaaaaaaaaaagctaaaaagGAAAAGGCAAGAGTTCAGGTGCAATGAACAACATAATGTACCTGAAAAATGATTTGGGAAAGATATCTTACAACGACAACCTTTGATAAATATCAGTTTTAATATGATGATTCTTAGTTCCGTACCATTTGATGGTAGATtttgaatattaaaaaaaaaaagtggaccTTTTTATCTTGGAGCATAACTTCCACCCCTTCATGAGACACACAATGTCCCTCTTTTGGTTCAATACACGAGGATATGAAGATCATTTTGcaacaaaaaggaaagagcCAGACACAAAAGAGTACTAGCATAGGCTATGTTCTTGGACagtattttttttgaaaaaataaagtttaTTGTCATTTTATTTTGGGCAAATCTGATTGTAACCAAGTGAGATGACAATAAGCCATCTTCATCTAATGTGGCACACAATAGACAAAAACCCCTCTACAAAATTCATTAATGagggtaattttatttttacctaaATACCCCCTATTATTGGTGTAACCAACCATGGTTACTCTAAGCAAGGCCCATTTGTTGTTTGTCTTCCAAGATCATCGAATGGACAAGTTTGGGTTAGGCCCTTTAAATGCTTTGGAATTTCAAAGGCATGCACATTTTGTATGGTGATAGCACATATACTCAATGAGTGAATGAACAGTAAAAGGGCTACCAAATGCGTgataatgatttaaaaaaaaaagagagaaattttcaTCATTCTCTTATACTTatcctatatttactcaaactcctctattcaaatttttatatttgattCCCAGCAAAAGGTAAACACTTACATCTCCTTCTTCCTTAGTACTTTCAATACCTAAATTTGCCCTCCTTAATTAAAAGAAGTTGGATCTAGTCTTACTCCTCTGCCTCCTCCAAAGAACACAACTTAGCTTGCCTCGCCACTACAACTCCTCACCTCTCCCTTCTATCTTAGTCCCCATCGCCCTTGCATCCGCCCACACCCCTGCCCCCTGCCCCCTAGCCCCTAGCCCCTAGCCCCTAGCCCCTACCCCGACCCAgccctgccctgccctgccctgccctgccctgccctTGTGCTCCCTCGTCACCATACCCTTGCCCTTGCTCTTGCTCTGCCCCTACCTCCCTGTCACTCCGCCCTTGCTCTCTCCCCTCACCCCTTCCatgcatctgctcttccatgcCTACCTTGCCCTTGCCCTTGCCTTTGCCTCTAGACAAGCAAAAtgtatatttaattaaattggtatattattattattattttttttgtaaagataATGCCCGCTATATGAATAAAATGTTGTATACATGTGTTGTGTAGGGTCCTGCACAGGCTATTGCTAAAATATTTCCAGATGCCCAACATAGGAATTGCAGTAGGCATCTTTACAGAAACTTTAAGGCCAAATTTCCTAGCTTGTTGTTGAGTACACAATTATGGTCAGCCTCCAAAGCCCAAATGCGATGATTTTTGAAAAGACAACGAATAAGATGAAAAGCATCAACAGTAAGGTATATGACTGTTTGTGAAGATTTTCCTTTGCATTTGGTTTAGACATGCATTTGATTTAGAGCTAAGAGTGATCATACAACAAATAACATAACTGAGTCCTTCAACCAAGGGATATTATCCCTTAGAAGCAAGCCTCTTCTAATCTTAATTGATCAGGTTAAGGTGAAATTGATGGGAAGATTTTATAGAAGGCATGAAAAGGCTTGCACTTTTGAGGGGGAAAGTAACGCCAAACATTAAGAAGTTTCAATTGATCCAATAAGATCCAAAGTTATGTAAGGTTGTTCTAATGGGTCTAATGAGTTTGAAGTCACAAATGGTATGATAAGATTTGTGGTTAGTTTGAAGAACCAAATTTATGGCTGTAAAGTTTGGGAAGCATTGAAGACCAATGTGACTCATAGTTTGCTATATTGAGATAGTTGTTGGCACATGGAGAAATGATTCATCACTATCAGATCTGGCAGAGTTGGGAGAGGGTGGTGATAATAGTGTGCATTTAGCCTCGACCATTGAAGAGGCTACCAATTAGACCCCGAAAAAAGGGAGGGAATCCTAGTGAGACAGTCCCTAGGGAGTTTAGGAGGAGATTTTCAACTTTGAGATGTGATATATGCAATAAAGTAGGCCATAACAAGAGGACCTGCCAAAGAGCTTCAGCAAAAGAGTAGGGGGCATCTTCCAGTCAGATAGCTGGTGTGCAAGTGTTATATTCCAAACCTTCTCCAAACAACTTCTTATttagagacttttttttttttttctttttgcttgtGTAGAGAAAGTAAATgaatgatgatgtggatgatacCAACACCTCTCAAAGATTCACCAAGTCTCCGATTTTTCAACAACATACAAGccaagaaaagaggggggggggaaatggTAGAGAAGCtagaaaagagaaagggaaggagGGCTgacaaagaaagagaggatGTTGACCATTGACTTATGTTGTTTGGATGATCGATAGATGAAAATTTGTGATGGCATAGCTTCTTCGTAGAATAGAAGACGGAAAACAATTTGGTTGTAATTTGTGTTTGTTGAGGTCCTTGTTTCATTGGTGGTACACAATTATTGATCAAGGATGGCCATTGAGAGAGAaacccaagaatatggcaagtgtGCCGAACCCTCCTGAGAGGTTGGTCAAGGTGTGCAATTTTAGCCTCACATCTCTTAGGGAGAGATTTTTGATCTAGTTGATAACATTTAGCCCCCTTAAACATG
It encodes the following:
- the LOC122087349 gene encoding ent-kaurenoic acid oxidase 2-like, with product MESSLVWVGLTVLFGGLVAFFALLKNVNSWLYESKLGEKRFNLPPGDMGWPLIGNMWTFLGAFKSNEPDSFFASYYKKFGRSRGVYRAFMFGSPSIMVTAPEPAKQVLMDDENFGTGWPKSTLELIGKKSFLGISDEEHRRLRKLTAASVNGHEALSIYMKFIEETAMSTLDKWSKMGEIEFLTELRRFTFRIIMHIFLKCEDEQVLNALEKEYTALNYGVRAMTINIPGFAYHKALKARKNLVAAFQSTVTERRQRRAVGIIAPTNKRKDMMDSLLEVKDEKGRELSDEEIIDVLLMYLNAGHESSGHITMWATLFLLQHPEIFKKAKAEQEEVVKNRPAGQNELTLRELRQMDYLGKVVDETLRIINISLVVFREARKDMNLSGYLVPKGWKVLVWLRTVNLDLEIYPNPKEFNPSRWDDYIPKPGTFLPFGAGARLCPGNDLAKLEIMIFLHHFLLNYQLEWLNPGCSLNYLPHTRPMDNCRARIKKVSSPAV